The following are encoded in a window of Acinonyx jubatus isolate Ajub_Pintada_27869175 chromosome D4, VMU_Ajub_asm_v1.0, whole genome shotgun sequence genomic DNA:
- the LOC106989185 gene encoding spermatogenesis-associated protein 31D1-like, with protein sequence MENSAPILDHSLPATSTVGKEGQGIPAKSLRPINHGLAEEVQKMKDGRQTLQPIRHSSIGKASQTQTVPANRWPSKQPARQAGTRREPKDKTVNPSDRVKMQQGKMVVNPEPVSVPKVSRELFRAEELDGRQSKPRDSLTTSQPGSPQMINVNANKDKRTVTIKSHPPNTSIPQDPNLTERLYKELKLKLEQREQSWAQSKDNDLPPSTSKASLTHDQEDSSGDMGASQVLHVHVQDTGISTEQQQDTWVPKHVLRKHQHKNLPPATETVSPPCSKAQEFGGGDAGLGTSQPIRKSCPPRDVALAEKPGSQSSRTLSQKGQPPPESLFRKKVKAILQCLNPGRKCKRQENSQEKGILPCVQSRGMVQGRAAFTGRTEAQKLRKDVGKFLEEKMGHRHATDSACPQQPLLSSAKFGKPRKEAQVQAQA encoded by the coding sequence atggaaaattcagcCCCCATCCTGGATCATTCGCTCCCTGCCACCTCAACTGTGGGCAAGGAAGGACAGGGAATCCCAGCAAAATCACTGCGTCCTATCAACCATGGGCTTGCAGAGGAAGTTCAGAAAATGAAGGATGGCAGACAGACTCTTCAACCTATCAGACATAGCAGCATAGGCAAAGCAAGTCAGACACAGACTGTACCAGCCAACAGATGGCCCTCAAAGCAGCCTGCAAGGCAAGCTGGCACCAGGCGTGAGCCAAAGGATAAGACCGTAAATCCCAGTGATAGAGTCAAGATGCAACAGGGCAAAATGGTGGTGAATCCAGAACCTGTTTCTGTGCCCAAAGTGTCCAGGGAGTTATTCAGGGCTGAGGAGCTAGATGGACGTCAATCAAAACCTAGAGATAGCTTGACAACCAGCCAGCCAGGAAGCCCCCAAATGATAAATGTGAATGCAAATAAGGACAAACGTACTGTGACCATTAAAAGCCACCCACCAAACACATCAATTCCCCAAGATCCTAATTTAACAGAACGGCTGTATAAGGAATTAAAGCTTAAATTGGAGCAAAGAGAGCAGAGCTGGGCCCAGAGCAAAGACAACGACCTGCCCCCCTCGACTTCCAAGGCCTCCCTGACTCATGACCAGGAGGACTCCAGTGGGGACATGGGAGCTTCCCAAGTGCTTCACGTCCATGTGCAGGACACAGGAATTAGTACGGAACAGCAGCAGGATACTTGGGTCCCTAAGCATGTCTTAAGGAAGCACCAGCACAAGAATCTCCCACCAGCTACAGAGACAGTGAGCCCTCCGTGTTCCAAAGCACAAGAGTTTGGTGGAGGGGATGCAGGGTTGGGGACATCCCAGCCTATAAGGAAGAGTTGCCCTCCTCGGGACGTGGCACTGGCGGAGAAGCCTGGGAGCCAATCCTCCCGCACCCTATCACAGAAGGGTCAGCCTCCCCCTGAAagcctttttagaaaaaaagtgaagGCTATTTTACAATGTCTGAATCCTGGCAGAAAGtgcaaaagacaagaaaactcCCAGGAAAAGGGCATCCTGCCATGTGTGCAAAGCAGAGGCATGGTTCAAGGTAGAGCTGCCTTTACTGGGAGGACCGAAGCTCAGAAACTCAGGAAAGATGTTGGGAAGTTCTTAGAAGAGAAGATGGGGCACCGGCATGCTACAGATAGCGCCTGTCCTCAACAGCCCCTTCTGTCCTCAGCCAAGTTTGGGAAACCTCGGAAGGAAGCACAAGTGCAGGCCCAGGCATAG